The following proteins are co-located in the Vigna angularis cultivar LongXiaoDou No.4 chromosome 2, ASM1680809v1, whole genome shotgun sequence genome:
- the LOC108329409 gene encoding cytochrome c1-2, heme protein, mitochondrial, whose amino-acid sequence MTGGVFQLLRRKLHPQFTNSSVLSPIIAKKDGAGSTGSRSLKVLALIGAGVSGFFSFSTVAVADEAEHGLACPSYPWPHKGILSSYDHASIRRGHQVYTEVCASCHSMSLISYRDLVGVAYTEEEVKAMAAEIEVVDGPNDEGEMFTRPGKLSDRFPQPYANEAAARFANGGAYPPDLSLITKARHNGQNYVFSLLTGYRDPPAGVSIREGLHYNPYFPGGAIAMPKMLNDGAVEYEDGTPATEAQMGKDVVSFLSWAAEPEMEERKLMGFKWIFVLSLALLQAAYYRRLRWSVLKSRKLVLDVVN is encoded by the exons ATGACGGGGGGTGTTTTTCAGCTACTGAGGAGGAAACTCCATCCTCAATTTACT AACTCTTCCGTGTTGTCACCCATTATAGCAAAGAAAGATGGTGCTGGCTCTACTGGCAGTAGGTCCTTGAAAGTACTTGCATTAATTGGAGCTGGTGTGTCAGGCTTTTTCAGTTTTTCTACAGTGGCAGTAGCTGATGAAGCTGAGCATGGCCTGGCATGTCCTAGCTATCCATGGCCTCACAAGGGAATTCTTAGTTCATATGACCATGCTTC GATCCGTCGTGGTCATCAAGTTTATACAGAAGTCTGTGCTTCCTGCCATTCTATGTCTTTGATATCATACCGTGATTTGGTTGGTGTTGCTTATACAGAAGAAGAGGTAAAGGCTATGGCAGCTGAGATTGAAGTGGTTGATGGCCCAAATGATGAGGGTGAGATGTTTACACGCCCTGGTAAACTTAGTGATCGTTTTCCTCAGCCATACGCTAATGAAGCAGCTGCTAGGTTTGCTAATGGAGGAGCTTATCCTCCTGATCTAAGCCTTATTAccaaa gcCCGCCACAATGGTCAGAACTATGTTTTTTCCCTTCTAACTGGTTATCGTGACCCTCCAGCTGGTGTCTCG atAAGGGAAGGACTTCATTATAATCCTTACTTTCCTGGTGGAGCAATTGCCATGCCTAAAATGCTTAATGATGGTGCTGTGGAATATGAAGATGGTACCCCTGCTACAGAAGCTCAG ATGGGGAAAGATGTTGTGTCATTCCTAAGTTGGGCTGCCGAACCCGAGATGGAAGAGAGGAAACTG ATGGGATTTAAATGGATATTTGTACTGTCTCTGGCACTACTTCAGGCTGCCTATTACCGTCGCTTGAGGTGGTCAGTTCTAAAGTCTCGCAAGCTGGTTCTTGATGTTGTCAACTAG